In a single window of the Coprothermobacter proteolyticus DSM 5265 genome:
- the mnmE gene encoding tRNA uridine-5-carboxymethylaminomethyl(34) synthesis GTPase MnmE produces MEPIVALATPWGVGALHVIRISGDASKNTVEAFLDKPLQKPRHASLRYFSSEKVEDQVVAIWYSEPHSYTGEEMVEIMCHGNPAIAELIIETLLDAGMKPAQPGEFTFRAFLNGKMDLTQAEAVNDLILARSTELLKAGENTLKGKLSDRIASLRNKVLNVLAFLQAAMDFPEDVEESSIEEQLREILVETEDLIESAKTAEILRKGISLVIAGRPNVGKSSLMNALVGMERSIVSQIPGTTRDYIEQYTVLGKIPVNVVDTAGLRHTDDPIEQEGVKLALRRIEEADLVIFLYDASTGWTDEDKQMFNLIQEEKTIVVGNKIDKGKGNEQHPKAYFVSAKEKTGIDRIIEAIHQLMNITEPPKLLVSQRQMGLLEKTLGDVHDALEHLSVYAEVAADDLFSALRNLTTLIDGDVEEDLLSTVFSNFCIGK; encoded by the coding sequence GTGGAGCCCATAGTAGCATTGGCCACTCCCTGGGGGGTGGGAGCCCTACACGTGATCAGAATATCTGGTGATGCATCGAAAAACACAGTAGAAGCATTTCTTGACAAGCCATTACAAAAGCCACGACATGCCTCTTTGAGGTACTTCAGCTCCGAAAAGGTAGAAGACCAAGTTGTGGCAATTTGGTATTCTGAGCCACACTCCTACACAGGAGAAGAAATGGTTGAGATAATGTGCCACGGTAACCCAGCCATTGCAGAGCTTATTATAGAGACTCTTTTGGATGCCGGTATGAAACCCGCTCAGCCTGGGGAATTCACCTTCCGAGCTTTCCTTAACGGAAAGATGGACCTTACTCAGGCTGAAGCGGTTAATGATCTTATTCTGGCAAGAAGCACAGAGCTTCTAAAAGCCGGTGAGAATACGTTGAAGGGCAAACTTAGCGACAGAATAGCAAGTTTAAGGAATAAAGTACTTAACGTATTGGCTTTCCTCCAGGCAGCCATGGACTTCCCCGAAGACGTAGAGGAAAGCAGTATTGAAGAGCAGCTGAGAGAAATCCTGGTAGAAACTGAAGACCTGATTGAAAGCGCCAAAACAGCTGAAATACTCAGAAAAGGCATAAGCCTGGTAATAGCAGGTAGGCCAAATGTGGGCAAATCTTCTTTAATGAACGCACTAGTTGGCATGGAACGTTCCATCGTGTCGCAAATCCCAGGAACCACCAGAGATTACATAGAACAGTACACGGTATTAGGAAAAATACCTGTAAATGTGGTAGATACTGCGGGGCTTCGCCACACGGATGATCCCATTGAACAAGAAGGCGTAAAACTGGCACTTCGTAGAATTGAGGAAGCTGATCTGGTAATTTTCCTATATGATGCCTCAACGGGATGGACCGATGAAGATAAGCAGATGTTCAATCTCATTCAAGAAGAAAAGACCATTGTTGTGGGAAACAAAATAGATAAAGGCAAAGGCAATGAGCAGCATCCAAAGGCCTACTTCGTCAGCGCAAAGGAAAAGACAGGCATAGACCGAATAATTGAAGCCATACACCAGCTGATGAATATTACGGAACCGCCAAAACTTCTAGTGAGCCAAAGGCAAATGGGGCTTTTAGAAAAGACCCTTGGCGACGTGCACGATGCTCTGGAACATCTTAGTGTTTACGCTGAGGTGGCAGCCGACGATTTGTTCTCTGCACTTAGGAATTTAACAACCCTAATTGACGGAGACGTAGAAGAAGACCTTCTATCAACAGTTTTCTCTAATTTTTGCATTGGGAAGTAA
- a CDS encoding MBL fold metallo-hydrolase RNA specificity domain-containing protein, protein MELTFLGAAQEVTGSSYLLESDNAKLLIDFGMFQGKEEDWNYQPLDIKAKEVNALLLTHAHLDHSGRIPVLVKNGFRGPIFATPPTIELTKLLWEDTVKLMKEEKERLDRKRRRQDKPPVELLFDEDDINEASKLFVPLPWNQTERFKEFQFTFRPSGHILGASSIEVNAENIKLVFSGDLGPQDTVLEPPPYIFEYADYVVIESTYGDRQHKDIRETRAEFKNALSAAIRDRSKVLIPTFVVDRAQRIIYELYLLLTQEMPELATMPMFFDSPLGNKITAVYSSYPEYLLPHLAEFFQGMDQEKLGIQYIDTPEQSKKLNNLDHALIMAGSGMCTGGRILHHLKHGLWNPKNHLIFVGYQAAGTLGRSIVDGARNVKIMGEDIAVRAQIHTINGFSSHADAKDLLSWAKNFQPDTTFLITHGEPRPAKSLAVSLGNMGYHSVIPARRQSVTLRPRKERIAIPPPEAYTIGQKIDNFVAKYPHKRKLVERVLTALLESLEDSEA, encoded by the coding sequence ATGGAACTCACATTTCTGGGTGCTGCCCAAGAAGTCACTGGATCGAGTTATTTACTCGAAAGCGATAATGCAAAGCTTCTCATAGATTTTGGCATGTTCCAAGGTAAAGAAGAGGACTGGAACTACCAGCCACTGGACATAAAAGCAAAAGAAGTTAATGCACTTTTGCTTACTCATGCTCACCTAGACCATTCAGGACGCATACCTGTTCTTGTCAAAAATGGTTTTCGAGGTCCTATTTTTGCAACACCGCCCACAATCGAACTTACGAAACTTCTTTGGGAAGACACCGTAAAGCTCATGAAAGAGGAAAAAGAACGCCTTGACCGTAAAAGACGTAGGCAGGACAAACCACCCGTAGAACTACTTTTTGACGAGGACGACATTAATGAAGCAAGCAAACTTTTTGTACCATTGCCGTGGAATCAAACTGAACGCTTCAAAGAATTCCAATTCACTTTCCGACCCTCAGGGCACATATTAGGTGCTAGTAGCATAGAAGTAAACGCCGAAAACATAAAGCTGGTGTTCTCTGGTGACTTGGGACCACAGGACACTGTTTTAGAGCCACCCCCGTACATTTTTGAATATGCTGATTACGTAGTCATTGAATCCACCTATGGTGACCGTCAGCACAAAGATATAAGAGAAACACGTGCAGAGTTTAAGAATGCACTTTCTGCAGCAATCCGTGATCGGTCGAAAGTACTAATACCAACTTTCGTAGTGGATAGAGCTCAAAGGATCATCTATGAGCTTTACCTGCTATTGACACAAGAAATGCCTGAACTTGCGACTATGCCCATGTTCTTTGATTCACCTTTGGGCAACAAGATCACCGCTGTTTACAGCAGTTATCCTGAGTATCTCTTGCCCCACTTGGCAGAGTTCTTCCAAGGTATGGATCAAGAAAAACTTGGTATACAGTACATTGATACACCAGAGCAGAGTAAGAAACTAAACAATTTAGATCACGCTCTGATCATGGCCGGTTCAGGCATGTGCACAGGAGGACGGATACTACACCATCTTAAACACGGACTGTGGAATCCAAAAAATCATCTCATTTTTGTAGGGTATCAGGCAGCGGGCACACTAGGAAGGTCCATCGTAGATGGAGCGCGAAACGTGAAGATTATGGGAGAAGACATTGCTGTTCGCGCACAAATACACACCATAAACGGCTTTTCTTCCCACGCTGACGCCAAAGACCTACTCAGTTGGGCAAAGAATTTTCAGCCAGACACCACTTTTCTGATAACCCATGGTGAACCTCGGCCTGCTAAATCTTTAGCTGTGTCATTGGGCAATATGGGTTATCATAGCGTTATACCAGCGCGACGCCAATCAGTAACGCTCAGACCACGAAAAGAGCGTATTGCCATTCCACCTCCAGAAGCTTATACCATAGGACAAAAAATTGACAATTTTGTGGCAAAATATCCACATAAAAGAAAACTTGTGGAGAGAGTGCTTACTGCCCTATTGGAAAGCCTCGAAGACAGTGAAGCATGA